One Carassius carassius chromosome 20, fCarCar2.1, whole genome shotgun sequence DNA segment encodes these proteins:
- the si:ch211-241e1.5 gene encoding gastrula zinc finger protein XlCGF57.1 yields MEFIKEENEEIRIPDPCRVKDEETEEKIDLMTPKEESQEMNEVEEKHHDFTSGEKSFSCTETENNSPRKQKRSVKTRSRSSFTCSHCGKGFLRKGHLHSHMRVHTGESPFTCQQCGKSFNQKGNLKSHLRIHTGESPFTCHQCGKSFTQKGNLKSHMRCHTGESPFTCRVCGKSFSLKGNLNHHMRVHSGEKPFACPQCGKCFTQKQSLNFHTRIHSRENCFICHRCGKSFSDMEHLNRHVITHTGEKPFKCLQCGKRFRLNKNLKSHMRVHTGEKPYTCTHCGKSYAQKGNLNIHVRLHTGERPFVCPHCGKGFTHKGNLKSHIRFHTRETPYTCVQCGKSYSYQKDLKSHAHVHSEFILQCSECGKKFGDKINFLNHLRIHTGERMFNCECCNKTFLFRSHLEIHMKSHTDERSYACSLCGKDFKWLGNLKSHQKMNACARASHLKQQQQIHTGEKTTHLTASETSQTDAVHAGEKLYSCASCGMNFSTTIYLLAHEKRHCLKQP; encoded by the exons atggagtttattaaagaagaGAATGAAGAAATAAGAATTCCAGATCCATGCAGAGTGAAAGATGAAGAGACGGAGGAGAAAATAG ACTTGATGACGCCGAAAGAGGAAAGTCAAGAAATGAATGAAGTGGAGGAGAAACATCATGATTTCACCAGTGGAGAAAAATCCTTTAGCTGCACAGAGACCGAAAATAATTCcccaagaaaacaaaaaagaagtGTGAAAACAAGATCTAGAAGTAGTTTCACTTGCTCTCACTGTGGAAAGGGTTTCCTGCGTAAAGGACACCTTCATAGccacatgagagttcatactggagagagtCCCTTTACCTGCCAGCAGTGCGGCAAGAGCTTTAATCAGAAAGGAAACCTTAAGAGCCACCTGCGAATTCACACCGGCGAGAGTCCTTTCACGTGCCATcaatgtggaaaaagtttcacTCAGAAAGGAAACCTTAAAAGCCACATGAGATGTCACACCGGCGAGAGCCCTTTCACCTGCAGAGTCTGTGGAAAGAGCTTCTCGCTGAAGGGAAACCTTAATCACCACATGAGAGTCCAttctggagagaagcctttcgcttgccctcagtgtggaaaatgcttcacacagaaacagtcTCTTAATTTCCACACAAGGATTCACTCTAGAGAGAACTGTTTTATATGCCACAGGTGTGGAAAGAGCTTCTCAGACATGGAGCATCTTAACAGACACGTGATCactcacactggagaaaagcctttcAAATGCCTGCAGTGTGGGAAGAGGTTCAGATTAAACAAAAACCTTAAGagtcacatgagagttcacaccggagagaagccgtACACGTGCACTCACTGCGGAAAGAGTTACGCTCAGAAAGGAAACCTTAATATTCACGTGCGCCTTCACACTGGAGAGCGACCGTTCGTCTGCCCTCATTGTGGGAAGGGTTTCACACACAAAGGAAACCTGAAGAGTCACATCAGATTTCACACTCGAGAGACGCCTTACACGTGtgttcagtgtggaaagagttactCTTATCAGAAAGACCTGAAAAGTCATGCGCATGTTCATTCGGAGTTCATTCTGCAGTGTTCGGAGTGTGGCAAGAAGTTTGGAGACAAGATTAACTTCTTAAACCATCTGCGCATTCACACTGGAGAACGGATGTTTAACTGCGAATGCTGCAATAAAACGTTTCTTTTCCGGTCTCACTTAGAGATACACATGAAAAGCCACACTGACGAGAGATCTTATGCGTGTTCCTTGTGCGGAAAGGATTTTAAATGGCTTGGCAATCTGAAGTCACACCAGAAGATGAATGCTTGTGCCAGAGCGAGCCACTTGAAACAGCAGCAACAAATCCATACTGGAGAAAAAACAACGCATTTGACTGCTTCAGAAACGTCACAAACAGACGCGGTTCATGCAGGAGAGAAGCTCTACAGCTGCGCTTCATGTGGGATGAACTTCAGCACAACTATTTATCTGCTGGCTCATGAGAAAAGACACTGTCTGAAGCAGCCATAA